In a genomic window of Phacochoerus africanus isolate WHEZ1 chromosome 6, ROS_Pafr_v1, whole genome shotgun sequence:
- the OC90 gene encoding otoconin-90, giving the protein MIVLLLLGMLMAPRGGGHPLDTPHLPRELPPGLSENINMTFFNGVFKNVEGVAEIFDCLGSHFTWLQAVFTNFPALLQFVNGMKCVAGLCPRDFEDYGCACRFEMEGLPVDASDSCCFQHRRCYEEAADMDCLQDPSKLSTDVNCVSKSVTCESRDACERLLCSCDKAAIECLARSTINTSLNLLDTSLCLAQPPERTSSKELLTLLPRGDGVEPTDSSLMALSGEEPGQDQEGTEDAQATPFPGSAEMVATAKGVTIVPTSIKSLGVAVSSVKSRPEDSSGKACDRFTFLHRGNGDNTWVMPQLGEMLFCLTARCPEEFEAYGCYCGQEGQGEPRDALDRCCWFHHCCLEQVRRLGCLLERLPLSPVMCVDGTPKCVGQSLCAKLLCACDQTAAECMAPAVYNQSLRSPGSQDCQGEPLSCEDPRVPPASSLGSSSEENSEEAPPRPEGPTRTRRFLGGSLGLMGTRLQHGPR; this is encoded by the exons GGGGCCACCCTCTGGACACCCCACACCTTCCACGGGAGCTGCCCCCAGGACTCTCAGAAAATATCA ACATGACGTTCTTCAATGGTGTGTTTAAAAATGTGGAAGGTGTGGCTGAAATTTTTG actgCTTGGGATCCCACTTCACCTGGCTGCAGGCTGTCTTCACCAACTTCCCCGCGCTGCTCCAGTTCGTGAATGGTATGAAGTGCGTGGCTGGGCTCTGCCCCCGGGACTTCGAAGACTATGGCTGTGCCTGCAGGTTTGAGATGGAAGGGCTGCCTGTGGATGCGTCTGACAG ctgctgcttccaGCATCGCAGGTGCTACGAGGAGGCTGCTGACATGGACTGTCTCCAAGACCCCAGCAAGCTTAGCACAGACGTCAACTGCGTCAGCAAGAGTGTCACATGCG AGTCCAGGGACGCGTGTGAGCGCCTGCTGTGTTCCTGTGACAAGGCTGCCATAGAGTGTCTGGCTCGGTCCACCATCAACACTTCCCTGAACCTTCTCGACACTTCCCTGTGTCTGGCTCAGCCTCCAG aGAGGACCAGCAGCAAAGAGCTGCTGACACTTCTGCCCAGAG GTGACGGTGTGGAGCCCACGGACTCCAGCCTGATGGCTCTCTCTGGAGAAG AACCAGGCCAAGATCAGGAAGGGACGGAAGATGCTCAGGCCACACCTTTTCCAG GATCTGCAGAGATGGTTGCCACAGCGAAAGGTGTAACCATCGTGCCCACCAGCATTAAATCTTTGGGGGTGGCCGTGTCATCCGTCAAAAGCAGACCTGAGGACTCATCTGGAAAAG CCTGTGACAGGTTCACCTTCCTGCACCGGGGAAACGGGGACAACACCTGGGTGATGCCACAGCTTGGAGAGATGCTCTTTTGTCTGACGGCCCGGTGCCCGGAGGAATTTGAAGCTTATGGCTGTTACTGTGGGCAAGAAGGACAAGGCGAGCCGAGGGACGCCCTGGACAG GTGCTGTTGGTTCCATCACTGCTGCCTGGAGCAGGTGAGAAGGCTGGGCTGCCTGCTGGAGAGGCTTCCTCTGTCTCCAGTGATGTGCGTGGATGGAACCCCCAAGT GTGTGGGGCAGAGCCTGTGCGCCAAGCTGCTCTGTGCCTGCGACCAGACGGCGGCCGAGTGCATGGCCCCCGCCGTCTATAACCAAAGCCTCAGGTCGCCAGGCAGCCAAGACTGCCAGGGCGAACCGCTGTCCTGTGAGGACCCCCGCGTGCCTCCAGCTTCCTCCCTTGGCTCCAGCTCCGAGGAGAACAGCGaggaggccccgccccgcccagagGGCCCGACAAGAACCAGAAGATTCCTGGGGGGGTCCCTGGGTCTCATGGGCACCAGGCTGCAGCATGGCCCCAGATAG